Proteins encoded within one genomic window of Schaalia sp. HMT-172:
- a CDS encoding nucleotidyl transferase AbiEii/AbiGii toxin family protein yields the protein MARSVQQTQRQLIACALEVLADEGFALAGSGAIREHGMTQRPTNDIDLFTVMQAATRFPNAVVNLVEHLTANNYDVTVERASSSFAQLSVTPPHGAPLSVDLAIDWRAHTPVRLGIGPVLDLADAVGNKLSALYSRSYPRDYLDVDAIRSTGTISDARLIELLQERDAGFDTGFFTECLRGAHSISLTQVAAYGITASQLHAIQRRFSSWADDIDNKRND from the coding sequence ATGGCTCGCTCTGTACAACAGACGCAACGCCAACTAATCGCATGCGCACTCGAGGTTCTCGCAGACGAGGGCTTCGCCCTCGCCGGCTCGGGCGCGATCCGTGAACACGGGATGACACAGCGCCCCACCAACGACATTGACCTCTTCACGGTCATGCAAGCCGCCACGCGGTTCCCCAACGCAGTAGTCAACCTCGTTGAGCACCTCACTGCCAACAACTACGACGTCACCGTCGAACGCGCAAGCTCCTCTTTCGCCCAGCTCTCCGTCACCCCACCACACGGGGCACCACTCAGCGTTGATCTCGCTATCGACTGGCGCGCCCACACACCCGTACGCCTCGGCATCGGACCCGTTCTTGACCTTGCTGACGCCGTCGGCAACAAACTGAGTGCGCTTTACTCCAGAAGCTACCCACGCGACTATCTGGACGTCGATGCGATCCGCTCCACCGGAACGATCAGCGATGCGCGCCTCATCGAGCTCCTTCAGGAACGCGACGCAGGCTTCGACACAGGATTCTTCACAGAGTGTCTGCGCGGAGCACACAGCATCAGCCTGACACAAGTTGCGGCCTACGGCATCACTGCCTCGCAGCTCCACGCGATTCAACGACGTTTCAGCAGCTGGGCCGACGATATCGACAATAAACGCAACGACTAG